A stretch of Allostreptomyces psammosilenae DNA encodes these proteins:
- a CDS encoding polyprenol monophosphomannose synthase, with protein MSHDERAAEEHVHAGLGKILVIIPTYNEAENIGPVVERIRAAVPEAHVLVADDNSPDGTGEVADRLAAADGAVHVLHREGKEGLGAAYLAGFRWGIEGGYDVLVEMDADGSHQPEELPRLLHALASGADLALGSRWVPGGRIVNWPKSRELLSRGGSTYSRVMLGVPLRDVTGGYRAFRKETLLGLGMDDVASQGYCFQVDLAWRAVRAGFKVVEVPITFVERAAGDSKMSRSIVAEALWRVTSWGVQRRVEAVRAARGGGAPIAPAGARGEAADAPVAAEEPPEAPRQRPRA; from the coding sequence TTGAGCCACGACGAGCGGGCCGCCGAGGAGCACGTCCACGCGGGCCTCGGCAAGATCCTGGTGATCATTCCGACCTACAACGAGGCGGAGAACATCGGGCCGGTGGTCGAGCGGATCCGCGCGGCCGTGCCCGAGGCACACGTGCTGGTCGCCGACGACAACAGCCCGGACGGCACCGGCGAGGTCGCCGACCGGCTGGCCGCCGCCGACGGCGCGGTGCACGTGCTGCACCGCGAGGGCAAGGAGGGCCTGGGCGCCGCCTACCTGGCCGGCTTCCGCTGGGGCATAGAGGGCGGCTACGACGTCCTGGTGGAGATGGACGCCGACGGCTCCCACCAGCCCGAGGAGCTGCCGCGGCTGCTCCACGCCCTGGCCTCGGGCGCCGACCTGGCGCTCGGCTCCCGCTGGGTGCCGGGAGGCCGCATCGTCAACTGGCCGAAGTCCCGGGAACTGCTTTCCCGGGGCGGCAGCACCTACTCCCGGGTCATGCTGGGCGTTCCGCTGCGCGACGTGACCGGCGGCTACCGGGCCTTCCGCAAGGAGACGCTGCTCGGCCTCGGCATGGACGACGTGGCCTCGCAGGGCTACTGCTTCCAGGTCGACCTGGCCTGGCGCGCGGTCCGGGCGGGCTTCAAGGTCGTGGAGGTGCCGATCACCTTCGTGGAGCGCGCCGCCGGCGACAGCAAGATGAGCCGGAGCATCGTGGCCGAGGCGCTGTGGCGGGTCACCTCCTGGGGCGTCCAGCGCCGGGTGGAGGCGGTGCGCGCCGCGCGCGGCGGCGGCGCCCCGATCGCGCCCGCCGGGGCGCGGGGCGAGGCCGCCGACGCCCCCGTGGCGGCGGAGGAGCCGCCGGAGGCCCCGCGGCAGCGGCCGCGGGCCTGA
- a CDS encoding FxsA family protein: MPRTRNRRPVVGVVLLLWIVLELWLLIRVADLIGGLVTALLLLAGAVVGGRLVRRAGVRAWRALAAAGTPGARPPENVTGDAVVGMAGGLLLILPGYLSDVLGLLCLLPPVRGWARRRVLRWAERQAVASGIYGAAARGGAHPTVVVEGEVVRDEPAPGRAGESDGPGPRRPIEGPPGN, encoded by the coding sequence ATGCCCCGAACCCGCAACCGGCGCCCCGTCGTCGGTGTCGTGCTGCTCCTGTGGATCGTGCTGGAGCTGTGGCTGCTGATCCGGGTCGCGGACCTCATCGGCGGCCTGGTGACGGCCCTGCTGTTGCTGGCCGGCGCCGTGGTCGGCGGACGGCTGGTGCGGCGCGCCGGGGTGCGCGCCTGGCGTGCGCTGGCGGCGGCCGGCACCCCCGGCGCCCGCCCCCCGGAGAACGTCACCGGCGACGCCGTGGTCGGCATGGCCGGCGGGCTGCTGCTCATCCTCCCCGGCTACCTCTCCGACGTGCTCGGCCTGCTCTGCCTGCTGCCGCCCGTGCGGGGCTGGGCCCGGCGCCGCGTGCTGCGGTGGGCCGAACGTCAGGCGGTGGCCAGCGGGATCTACGGGGCCGCCGCCCGTGGCGGCGCCCACCCCACCGTGGTGGTGGAGGGCGAGGTCGTCCGCGACGAGCCGGCCCCGGGGCGGGCGGGGGAGTCGGACGGGCCGGGCCCGCGCCGGCCGATCGAGGGACCGCCCGGGAACTGA
- the lnt gene encoding apolipoprotein N-acyltransferase — protein sequence MSSSATRSDPTGGDPTVDDTPGNRSDPRPTGADTAAPTAPTEPPAGRATATAPAGARTGGAAEAATAPAAERGPDRPAGRGRRLLGAVPRHLAAAVCGLALALSFPPYDLWPLSFFALAGLSLLTRGVRARHAALLGLSFAAPFFLLLLSWLRTSVGPDAWIALSLIQALFLVALGAGLAAVSRLPGWPLWTACLWVAQEWARDRIPFGGFPWGRLAFAHTDTPFTPLAALGGAPLVTFAVALTAALLAAATAALVAAAGRRPDAPAPAGRGWPRVAGPLLLAAAVLCAGLLVPVPTGAGNETVRVAVVQGNVPRLGLDFLGQRRAVLDNHVEATMALAEDVEAGRVERPDVVIWPENASDLNPFTQPDAYALIDQAVRAVGVPVLIGTLVAGPDEDHVQNQGIVWDPVTGPGASYTKQHPVPFGEYVPFREELTPLISRLERIPRDFWHGSANGVLELGPATIGDVICFEVAYDEVVRDTVDDGAEMIVVQTNNATFGRTGQPEQQLAMSRLRAVEHGRAVAIAATSGISAFIAPDGTVEQRTEEFVQQVMVADVPQRDSATLATRVGAAPEWTLAILGLLAWAGGAWSGRRAARAAAQTRSGPGTSGERAAI from the coding sequence GTGTCCTCTTCCGCCACCCGGTCGGACCCCACCGGCGGAGATCCCACGGTCGACGACACCCCAGGCAACCGCTCGGACCCCAGACCAACCGGCGCCGACACCGCCGCGCCCACCGCGCCCACGGAGCCGCCGGCCGGCCGGGCGACGGCCACCGCCCCCGCCGGGGCGCGCACCGGGGGCGCCGCGGAGGCCGCCACCGCCCCCGCCGCCGAACGCGGGCCGGACCGCCCGGCCGGGCGGGGCCGCCGGCTCCTCGGCGCGGTGCCGCGCCACCTGGCGGCGGCGGTCTGCGGACTCGCCCTGGCGCTCTCCTTCCCGCCGTACGACCTGTGGCCGCTGTCGTTCTTCGCCCTGGCCGGCTTGAGCCTCCTCACCCGCGGCGTCCGCGCCCGGCACGCCGCGCTGCTCGGGCTCTCCTTCGCCGCCCCGTTCTTCCTGCTCCTGCTGAGCTGGCTGCGCACCTCCGTCGGCCCGGACGCCTGGATCGCCCTCAGCCTGATCCAGGCGCTGTTCCTGGTCGCCCTCGGCGCCGGTCTGGCCGCCGTCTCCCGACTGCCCGGGTGGCCGCTGTGGACGGCCTGCCTGTGGGTGGCCCAGGAGTGGGCCCGGGACCGGATCCCCTTCGGGGGCTTCCCCTGGGGACGGCTGGCCTTCGCCCACACCGACACGCCGTTCACCCCGCTCGCCGCGCTCGGCGGCGCCCCGCTGGTCACCTTCGCCGTCGCGCTCACCGCCGCGCTGCTCGCGGCGGCCACCGCGGCGCTGGTCGCCGCCGCCGGCCGGCGCCCGGACGCCCCCGCCCCGGCCGGACGCGGGTGGCCCCGGGTGGCCGGCCCGCTGCTGCTCGCCGCCGCCGTGCTCTGCGCCGGCCTGCTGGTGCCGGTCCCCACCGGCGCCGGCAACGAGACCGTCCGGGTCGCGGTGGTCCAGGGCAACGTGCCCCGCCTCGGCCTGGACTTCCTCGGCCAGCGCCGCGCGGTCCTGGACAACCACGTCGAGGCCACCATGGCGCTGGCGGAGGACGTCGAGGCCGGCCGGGTGGAGCGCCCCGACGTGGTGATCTGGCCGGAGAACGCCTCCGACCTGAACCCCTTCACCCAGCCGGACGCCTACGCGCTGATCGACCAGGCGGTCCGGGCGGTCGGCGTGCCGGTGCTGATCGGCACCCTGGTCGCCGGACCGGACGAGGACCACGTGCAGAACCAGGGCATCGTCTGGGACCCGGTGACCGGCCCCGGCGCCTCCTACACCAAGCAGCACCCGGTGCCCTTCGGCGAGTACGTGCCCTTCCGCGAGGAGCTCACGCCGCTGATCAGCCGCCTGGAGCGAATCCCCCGGGACTTCTGGCACGGCTCCGCCAACGGCGTGCTGGAGCTCGGCCCGGCCACCATCGGCGACGTGATCTGCTTCGAGGTGGCCTACGACGAGGTCGTCCGCGACACGGTCGACGACGGCGCCGAGATGATCGTCGTGCAGACCAACAACGCCACCTTCGGACGCACCGGCCAGCCCGAGCAGCAGCTCGCCATGTCCCGGCTGCGGGCGGTCGAGCACGGCCGTGCCGTGGCCATCGCCGCGACCAGCGGCATCAGCGCCTTCATCGCCCCGGACGGGACCGTGGAGCAGCGCACCGAGGAGTTCGTCCAGCAGGTCATGGTCGCCGACGTCCCGCAGCGGGACTCCGCCACCCTGGCGACCCGCGTGGGTGCGGCGCCCGAATGGACTCTCGCTATTCTCGGACTCCTGGCCTGGGCCGGCGGTGCGTGGTCCGGGCGCAGGGCGGCCCGTGCGGCCGCGCAGACGCGGTCAGGCCCCGGAACGAGCGGAGAGAGGGCGGCGATTTGA
- a CDS encoding MFS transporter, translating to MTGTIAGPAGQTPAPQEADVRARVREQRGWYFYDWANSVFPTTVITVFLGPYLTSVAEAAAGADGRVHPLGVPVAPGSFFAYAVSASVLLSVLVMPLTGALADRTGRRKRLMGVAAYTGAAATTGMFFLSGDRYLLGGALLIVGNVSFAVASSLNNSFLPDIATPEERDAVSSRGWATGYAGGALLLVVHFLLYTGREGLGLEEGTAVRICLASAGLWWGIFAIIPLRRLRDRPPSPEAAAAQGSLQQLVATVREMRRYPLTLAFLGAYLVYNDGVQTVISQAAIFGDRELGLGQGTLLTAILMVQVLAVAGALLMGRLARRFGAKRTVLGGLVAWTATVVLGFWLPRGEALWFFLLAVAIGMVMGGTQALSRSLFSRVVPPGKEAEYFSVYEVSDRGTSWVGPLVFGLTYQWTGSYRMALVSLLVFFVVGFVLLAMVPVRRAVLAVGNTPPERL from the coding sequence GTGACCGGAACCATCGCGGGTCCGGCCGGCCAGACGCCGGCCCCGCAGGAGGCCGACGTCCGCGCGAGGGTGCGCGAGCAGCGCGGCTGGTACTTCTACGACTGGGCCAACTCGGTCTTCCCGACGACGGTGATCACCGTCTTCCTCGGTCCCTACCTCACCTCGGTGGCGGAGGCGGCGGCCGGCGCGGACGGCCGGGTGCACCCGCTCGGCGTGCCGGTGGCGCCGGGGTCGTTCTTCGCCTACGCCGTCTCCGCCTCGGTGCTGCTGTCCGTGCTGGTGATGCCGCTCACCGGGGCCCTCGCCGACCGCACCGGACGGCGCAAGCGGCTGATGGGCGTCGCCGCCTACACCGGGGCCGCCGCCACCACCGGCATGTTCTTCCTCTCCGGGGACCGCTACCTGCTCGGCGGCGCGCTGCTGATCGTGGGCAACGTCAGCTTCGCGGTCGCCTCCTCGCTCAACAACTCCTTCCTGCCGGACATCGCGACGCCCGAGGAGCGCGACGCGGTCTCCTCGCGGGGCTGGGCCACCGGCTACGCCGGCGGCGCGCTGCTGCTGGTGGTGCACTTCCTGCTGTACACCGGCCGGGAGGGGCTGGGGCTGGAGGAGGGCACGGCCGTGCGGATCTGCCTGGCCTCGGCGGGCCTGTGGTGGGGGATCTTCGCGATCATCCCGCTGAGGCGGCTGCGGGACCGCCCGCCGTCCCCGGAGGCGGCGGCGGCCCAGGGCAGCCTGCAGCAGCTGGTGGCGACCGTGCGGGAGATGCGCCGCTACCCGCTCACCCTGGCCTTCCTCGGGGCCTACCTGGTCTACAACGACGGCGTGCAGACGGTGATCTCGCAGGCGGCGATCTTCGGCGACCGGGAGCTGGGCCTGGGCCAGGGCACGCTGCTGACCGCGATCCTGATGGTCCAGGTGCTGGCGGTGGCGGGCGCCCTGCTGATGGGCCGGCTGGCCCGCCGCTTCGGTGCCAAGCGCACGGTGCTGGGCGGCCTGGTGGCCTGGACGGCCACCGTGGTGCTGGGGTTCTGGCTGCCGCGGGGCGAGGCACTGTGGTTCTTCCTGCTGGCCGTCGCGATCGGCATGGTGATGGGCGGCACCCAGGCGCTGTCCCGCTCGCTGTTCTCCCGGGTGGTGCCGCCGGGCAAGGAAGCGGAGTACTTCAGCGTGTACGAGGTGAGCGACCGGGGCACCAGTTGGGTGGGACCGCTGGTGTTCGGACTGACCTACCAGTGGACGGGGAGCTACCGGATGGCGCTCGTCTCGCTGCTGGTGTTCTTCGTGGTGGGATTCGTGCTGCTGGCGATGGTGCCGGTACGGCGGGCCGTGCTGGCGGTCGGCAACACGCCGCCCGAGCGGCTGTGA
- a CDS encoding RNA polymerase-binding protein RbpA, translating into MSERALRGTRLGATSYETDRGIDLAPRQTVEYACTNGHRFEVPFSVEAEVPPQWECRTCGAEALLVDGEGPEEKKIKPARTHWDMLMERRTREELEEVLAERLAILRSGGINLAVHHRSANRKSA; encoded by the coding sequence ATGAGCGAGCGAGCTCTCCGCGGCACGCGACTCGGGGCCACCAGCTACGAGACCGATCGCGGTATCGACCTGGCGCCACGTCAGACGGTCGAGTACGCGTGCACCAACGGCCACCGCTTCGAGGTGCCCTTCTCCGTGGAGGCCGAGGTGCCCCCGCAGTGGGAGTGTCGCACCTGTGGGGCCGAGGCGCTACTCGTCGACGGTGAGGGGCCCGAGGAGAAGAAGATCAAGCCGGCGCGCACCCACTGGGACATGCTCATGGAGCGCCGCACCCGTGAGGAGCTGGAGGAGGTGCTGGCCGAGCGGCTGGCGATCCTGCGCTCCGGCGGCATCAACCTGGCGGTCCACCACCGGAGCGCGAACCGCAAGAGCGCCTGA
- a CDS encoding glycerophosphodiester phosphodiesterase: MIAPHGRRAVPRHPFLDSDGPLAFAHRGGAASGVENSMRAFQQAVDLGYRYLETDVHATADGYLVAFHDSTLDRMTDGHGAVARLPWSAVRRARIGGREPIPLLEEVLDAFPDVRVNIDVKADAAVAPLVAAIQRTGAWERVCVGSFSDARLAAVRAALGPRLATSLAPRAVAGLRLDSWTSPLPLGRALGGEALRSAVCAQVPVRQGVVTVVDAAFVRAAHRRGLQVHVWTIDDPVQMHRLLDLGVDGLMTDRLETLRDVLRQRGQWPS; the protein is encoded by the coding sequence ATGATCGCCCCGCATGGCCGCCGCGCCGTCCCGCGCCACCCCTTCCTGGACTCCGACGGCCCGCTGGCCTTCGCCCACCGCGGCGGCGCCGCCAGTGGGGTCGAGAACTCCATGAGGGCCTTCCAGCAGGCCGTGGACCTCGGCTACCGCTACCTGGAGACCGACGTCCACGCCACCGCCGACGGCTACCTGGTGGCCTTCCACGACAGCACGCTGGACCGGATGACCGACGGCCACGGCGCGGTGGCCCGGCTGCCGTGGAGCGCGGTGCGCCGGGCCCGCATCGGCGGGCGGGAACCGATCCCGCTGTTGGAGGAGGTCCTCGACGCCTTCCCGGACGTCCGGGTGAACATCGACGTCAAGGCGGACGCCGCCGTGGCGCCGCTGGTGGCGGCCATCCAGCGCACCGGCGCCTGGGAGCGGGTGTGCGTCGGCTCGTTCTCCGACGCCCGGCTCGCCGCCGTCCGCGCCGCCCTGGGGCCCCGGCTGGCCACCTCGCTCGCCCCCCGCGCGGTGGCCGGCCTGCGCCTGGACTCCTGGACGTCGCCGTTGCCGCTGGGGCGCGCGCTGGGCGGGGAGGCGCTGCGTTCGGCGGTGTGCGCCCAGGTGCCGGTGCGCCAGGGGGTGGTGACGGTGGTGGACGCCGCGTTCGTCCGGGCGGCCCACCGGCGGGGGCTCCAGGTGCACGTGTGGACCATCGACGACCCGGTGCAGATGCACCGGCTGCTGGACCTCGGCGTGGACGGGCTGATGACCGACCGGTTGGAGACGCTCCGGGACGTGCTGCGGCAGCGCGGCCAGTGGCCGTCCTGA
- a CDS encoding amidohydrolase, translating to MEARPSQNPTATPTAARNRPAAAARTVLLRGGTVHSPADPFATALVVEDGTVAWVGAEGAADAHAGAVDAVVDLRGRLVTPAFVDAHVHTTMTGLSLTGLDLTGCDSAADLLDRLARHARATTPGTILVGHGWDDSRWTRPGLPTAADLDRVTGGAPVLLTRVDAHSALASTALLRLAPEAADLPGHGAGGLLTAAAHHAARRAVEGALTAAQRAEAQRAALARAASLGIAAVHECAGPDISSEEDLRALLELAAGQGGEEGRALPEVVAYWGETAGALGTASAVGERVRDLGARGLGGDLFVDGSLGSRTAALRTPYSDPGCLRGHRGTFHLTPEAIAEHLRLCTEAGVQAGFHAIGDAAVDAVLDGLEETAERLGLPAVRALRHRVEHAELLDDSAVARCAALGVVLSVQPAFDAAWGAPGGMYERRLGAERAARMNPFAALLRAGVPLAFGSDAPVTPLGPWETVRAAAFHHRPEHRISARAAFSAHTRGGHRAVGDDLAGVLVPGAPAHLAVWRAGELVVQAPDARVAGWSTDPRSGTPGLPDVHPDAALPDCVATLVAGRPAHVAADAAEFAEAWGLGG from the coding sequence ATGGAAGCCCGCCCCTCCCAGAACCCCACCGCGACCCCGACCGCGGCCCGGAACCGCCCCGCCGCCGCGGCGCGCACCGTCCTGCTGCGCGGCGGAACGGTGCACAGCCCCGCCGACCCGTTCGCCACCGCCCTGGTGGTCGAGGACGGGACCGTCGCCTGGGTGGGGGCGGAGGGCGCCGCGGACGCGCACGCCGGCGCCGTCGACGCCGTCGTGGACCTGCGCGGCCGGCTGGTCACCCCGGCGTTCGTCGACGCCCACGTGCACACCACGATGACCGGCCTGTCGCTCACCGGCCTGGACCTGACCGGCTGCGACTCGGCCGCGGACCTGCTCGACCGCCTGGCCCGCCACGCCCGCGCCACCACCCCCGGAACCATCCTGGTCGGCCACGGCTGGGACGACAGCCGGTGGACCCGGCCCGGCCTGCCCACCGCCGCCGACCTGGACCGCGTCACCGGCGGCGCGCCCGTCCTGCTCACCCGGGTCGACGCGCACTCCGCGCTGGCCTCCACCGCCCTGCTGCGGCTCGCCCCCGAGGCCGCCGACCTGCCCGGACACGGCGCCGGTGGCCTGCTCACCGCCGCCGCCCACCACGCGGCCCGCCGCGCCGTGGAGGGCGCGCTGACCGCCGCGCAGCGCGCGGAGGCCCAGCGCGCCGCCCTGGCCCGCGCCGCCTCGCTGGGCATCGCCGCCGTCCACGAGTGCGCCGGCCCCGACATCTCCTCCGAAGAGGACCTGCGCGCCCTGCTGGAGCTGGCCGCCGGCCAGGGCGGCGAGGAGGGCCGCGCGCTGCCCGAAGTGGTCGCCTACTGGGGGGAGACCGCCGGCGCCCTCGGCACCGCCTCCGCCGTCGGCGAACGGGTCCGCGACCTCGGCGCCCGCGGACTGGGCGGCGACCTGTTCGTGGACGGCTCGCTGGGCTCGCGCACCGCCGCCCTGCGCACCCCCTACAGCGACCCCGGCTGCCTGCGCGGCCACCGCGGCACCTTCCACCTGACCCCCGAGGCCATCGCCGAGCACCTGCGGCTGTGCACCGAGGCGGGCGTGCAGGCCGGCTTCCACGCGATCGGCGACGCGGCCGTCGACGCCGTCCTGGACGGCCTGGAGGAGACCGCGGAGCGGCTCGGCCTGCCCGCCGTGCGCGCCCTGCGGCACCGCGTCGAGCACGCCGAACTGCTGGACGACAGCGCCGTCGCGCGCTGCGCCGCGCTCGGCGTGGTGCTGTCCGTGCAGCCCGCGTTCGACGCCGCCTGGGGCGCCCCCGGCGGCATGTACGAACGGCGGCTGGGGGCCGAGCGGGCGGCCCGGATGAACCCGTTCGCCGCCCTGCTGCGGGCCGGGGTGCCGCTGGCCTTCGGCTCCGACGCGCCGGTCACCCCGCTCGGCCCGTGGGAGACCGTCCGGGCCGCCGCCTTCCACCACCGGCCGGAACACCGGATCTCCGCCCGGGCGGCGTTCAGCGCCCACACCCGGGGCGGCCACCGCGCGGTCGGCGACGACTTGGCCGGCGTGCTGGTCCCCGGCGCGCCCGCCCACCTGGCCGTGTGGCGGGCCGGGGAACTGGTGGTGCAGGCGCCCGACGCGCGGGTGGCCGGCTGGTCCACCGACCCCCGCTCGGGCACTCCCGGCCTGCCGGACGTCCACCCGGACGCCGCCCTGCCGGACTGCGTGGCCACCCTGGTGGCGGGCCGGCCGGCGCACGTCGCCGCCGACGCCGCCGAGTTCGCCGAGGCCTGGGGCCTGGGCGGCTAG
- a CDS encoding ankyrin repeat domain-containing protein, translating to MTQEGGPEVREGGPQEFDPEVVRLAGQVFDAARGGDPALVRRLLDAGAPPNLTNDRGDTLVMLAAYHGHAEAVRVLLEHGADPNRINDRGQSPLAGAVFKGTPDVVRVLLEGGADPNAGRPSALEAAMMFERRDMVELLTSGGGATAE from the coding sequence GTGACCCAGGAAGGCGGCCCCGAGGTGCGCGAAGGCGGCCCGCAGGAGTTCGACCCCGAGGTGGTGCGGCTGGCCGGCCAGGTGTTCGACGCCGCGCGCGGCGGCGACCCGGCGCTCGTCCGCCGGCTCCTCGACGCCGGAGCGCCGCCCAACCTGACCAACGACCGGGGCGACACGCTGGTGATGCTGGCCGCCTACCACGGCCACGCCGAGGCCGTCCGGGTGCTGCTGGAGCACGGCGCCGACCCCAACCGGATCAACGACCGCGGCCAGTCGCCGCTGGCCGGGGCGGTCTTCAAGGGCACGCCCGACGTGGTCCGGGTGCTGCTGGAGGGCGGCGCGGATCCGAACGCCGGGCGTCCCTCGGCCCTGGAGGCCGCGATGATGTTCGAGCGCCGCGACATGGTGGAGCTGCTGACCTCCGGGGGCGGGGCGACCGCCGAGTGA
- a CDS encoding Lrp/AsnC family transcriptional regulator gives MEDLDRMIVQLLLDDGRMSYTDLGRATGLSTSAVHQRVRRLEQRGVLRRYTAVVDPEAVGLPLTAFISVKPIDPSAPDDVPERLAGIAEIEACHSVAGEENYILKVRVATPGDLERLLGRIRTEAQVNTRTTVVLSTPYEARAPRLVREDPAAPGPAQPPR, from the coding sequence GTGGAAGACCTCGACCGCATGATCGTGCAACTGCTCCTGGACGACGGCCGGATGAGCTACACCGACCTCGGCCGCGCCACCGGCCTGTCCACCTCGGCCGTCCACCAGCGGGTCCGGCGGCTGGAACAGCGGGGGGTGCTGCGCCGCTACACGGCGGTCGTCGACCCCGAGGCCGTCGGCCTGCCGCTGACCGCCTTCATCTCGGTCAAGCCCATCGACCCCAGCGCCCCGGACGACGTGCCGGAGCGGCTCGCCGGGATCGCCGAGATCGAGGCGTGCCACAGCGTCGCGGGGGAGGAGAACTACATCCTCAAGGTCCGCGTCGCCACGCCCGGCGACCTGGAGCGCCTGCTGGGCCGCATCCGCACCGAGGCACAGGTCAACACCCGCACCACGGTCGTCCTCAGCACCCCCTACGAGGCCCGGGCGCCCCGGCTGGTCCGGGAGGACCCGGCCGCTCCGGGGCCGGCCCAGCCGCCGCGGTAG
- a CDS encoding FtsK/SpoIIIE domain-containing protein: MTSSTARRGATARARHLARSAGAQAREALQPLLLIWRGARRGATRGLAWLRGTPAERRNSTLFLTALAVGGVTLFVPYGPALTAAALVGGAAWLGRDPDSAPPGPAGDRPAGDVDARLQALYDGLAPYLPPHPNDPHPLYLPGAPYQRALVDVRTDREGRPTALTLRYPGHFTDTEAPARARIEHVVRAKTDPGREYLFQWDPANTLLHVTALEPLRTDITTQPFVTGPGELVLGFTDPAATNRLIPVLVGAETLRAAPLLWRGGGRSGEPHLLAIGHPGSGRTTLLRALANQVPRHGDLVVVDATGAGEYAYLTGRPGVLTVADDPSTALATLDWLAGETARRTGVVTAAKRHGHPPPADARRPLWVLLDGLTELVALTPPDRPDPRELLSGPARHGRGAGVALAITDTPALLGALPTPLADAARARVVLGHVRPEEARAFLGTPLGPAGPAWLPPGRGWARLGNGPVLRLQVPYAPDPFDEDTGAAERAAVLAQLPAPTAAPAAWGGRR; the protein is encoded by the coding sequence ATGACGTCGTCCACCGCCCGGCGCGGCGCCACCGCCCGCGCCCGGCACCTCGCCAGGAGTGCCGGCGCCCAGGCCCGCGAGGCCCTCCAGCCGCTGCTGCTGATCTGGCGGGGTGCCCGGCGCGGCGCCACCCGCGGGCTGGCCTGGCTGCGGGGCACGCCCGCCGAGCGCCGCAACTCCACGCTCTTCCTGACCGCGCTCGCCGTCGGCGGCGTCACCCTGTTCGTGCCCTACGGCCCCGCGCTGACCGCCGCCGCCCTGGTGGGCGGCGCCGCCTGGCTCGGCCGCGACCCGGACAGCGCGCCACCCGGCCCGGCCGGGGACCGACCCGCCGGCGACGTCGACGCCCGCCTGCAGGCCCTGTACGACGGCCTGGCGCCGTACCTGCCGCCGCATCCGAACGATCCGCATCCGCTCTACCTCCCCGGCGCCCCCTACCAGCGGGCACTGGTCGACGTGCGCACCGACCGGGAGGGCCGACCCACCGCGCTGACCCTCCGCTACCCCGGCCACTTCACCGACACCGAGGCCCCCGCCCGGGCGCGGATCGAGCACGTGGTCCGGGCCAAGACCGATCCCGGCCGCGAGTACCTCTTCCAGTGGGACCCGGCGAACACCCTGCTGCACGTCACCGCGCTGGAACCGCTGCGCACCGACATCACCACCCAGCCGTTCGTCACCGGGCCCGGCGAACTGGTCCTCGGCTTCACCGACCCCGCGGCCACCAACCGCCTGATCCCGGTGCTGGTCGGCGCCGAGACGCTGCGGGCCGCGCCGCTGCTGTGGCGCGGCGGCGGGAGGTCCGGCGAGCCCCACCTGCTGGCCATCGGGCACCCCGGCAGCGGGCGCACCACGCTGCTGCGCGCGCTGGCCAACCAGGTGCCGCGCCACGGCGACCTGGTCGTGGTGGACGCCACCGGCGCGGGCGAGTACGCCTACCTCACCGGGCGCCCGGGCGTGCTCACCGTCGCCGACGACCCGTCCACGGCACTGGCCACACTGGACTGGCTGGCCGGGGAGACCGCCCGGCGCACCGGCGTGGTCACCGCGGCCAAGCGGCACGGCCACCCGCCGCCCGCCGACGCGCGGCGCCCGCTGTGGGTGCTGCTGGACGGCCTCACCGAACTCGTCGCGCTCACCCCGCCGGACCGGCCCGACCCGCGGGAGCTGCTGTCCGGGCCGGCGCGGCACGGCCGGGGCGCCGGCGTCGCCCTCGCCATCACCGACACGCCGGCACTGCTGGGGGCGCTGCCGACGCCGCTGGCCGACGCGGCCCGGGCCAGGGTCGTGCTCGGGCACGTCAGGCCGGAGGAGGCCCGGGCCTTCCTCGGCACCCCGCTCGGTCCGGCCGGGCCGGCGTGGCTGCCCCCGGGGCGGGGATGGGCCCGGCTGGGCAACGGCCCGGTGCTGCGCCTGCAGGTGCCGTACGCCCCGGACCCCTTCGACGAGGACACCGGCGCGGCCGAGCGCGCCGCCGTGCTGGCGCAGCTGCCGGCGCCCACCGCGGCGCCGGCCGCCTGGGGCGGCCGGCGGTAG
- a CDS encoding NUDIX hydrolase: MSVHRSVVGVHLLLEREGRVLLGLRSGTGWRDGLWHVPSGHLERETVLAAAAREAREELGITIAEGDLALVHTVHHWVGERSRAGRIQLFFRVQRYTGEIVNAEPHKCAELRWWPLDALPENTVDYTVGALAAIKDGVPLTVAGFPPAAPGRAAG; the protein is encoded by the coding sequence GTGAGCGTGCACCGCAGCGTCGTCGGCGTGCATCTGCTGCTGGAACGGGAGGGCCGGGTGCTGCTGGGCCTGCGCTCCGGCACGGGCTGGCGGGACGGCCTCTGGCACGTCCCGAGCGGCCACCTGGAGCGGGAGACCGTCCTGGCCGCCGCGGCCCGGGAGGCGCGCGAGGAGCTGGGCATCACCATCGCCGAGGGCGACCTGGCGCTGGTGCACACCGTGCACCACTGGGTCGGTGAGCGGAGCCGGGCGGGCCGCATCCAGCTGTTCTTCCGCGTCCAGCGGTACACCGGGGAGATCGTCAACGCCGAACCGCACAAGTGCGCCGAGCTGCGCTGGTGGCCGCTGGACGCGCTGCCGGAGAACACCGTGGACTACACGGTGGGCGCGCTCGCCGCCATCAAGGACGGCGTGCCGCTGACCGTCGCCGGCTTCCCGCCCGCCGCGCCCGGCCGCGCCGCCGGCTGA